One genomic window of Nicotiana sylvestris chromosome 10, ASM39365v2, whole genome shotgun sequence includes the following:
- the LOC138879872 gene encoding secreted RxLR effector protein 161-like, with product MEASKVIDTPIVTTTRLDMDETRSLVNQTMYRGIIGSLLYLTANRPNIVFSVGLCARFQSNPKESHLKAAKRILRYFKGTHDLVLYYPSGDSFNLIGYADADYAGYLVDRKSTSGMAHFLGSCLISWGTRKQNSMALSTAEAKYIVAASYCAQLLWIKQQLEDFGVLTERVPLLCDNTSALNVAKNPVQHKKTKPIDVRHHFLRDNVEKGLIGMKFYST from the coding sequence atggaagcatcaaaggtgatagataCTCCCATTGTGACAaccactcgactggacatggatgaaactagATCTCTtgtgaatcaaaccatgtatagaggcatcattgggtctcttctctatcttACTGCCAACAGACCTAATATTGTCTTCAGTGTGgggctatgtgcaaggtttcaatcaaatcccaaggaatctcatttaaaggctgccaaaagaattcTGAGATACTTTAAAGGAACGCATGACTTGGTTCTTTATTATCCCTCAGGTGATAGTTTTAATCTCATTGGATATGCTGACGcagactatgcaggttatcttgtagATAGGAAAAGtacttctggaatggctcactttctAGGATCATGTCTCATTTCCTGGGGaacaaggaagcaaaattcaatggctctttcaacagctgaagcaaAATATATAGTTGCAGCATCCTACTGTGCTCAACTTCTATGGATTAAGCAGCAACTGGAAGATTTTGGGGTACTTACTGAGAGGGTGCCccttctatgtgacaacaccagtgcactcaacgtggccaagaatccagttcaacacaaaaaGACCAAGCCTATTGATGTAAGGCATCACTTTCTAagggacaatgtggagaaagggttgatcgGTATGAAGTTCTATAGCACATAA
- the LOC138879873 gene encoding uncharacterized mitochondrial protein AtMg00820-like, giving the protein MQDELHQFERNNVWHLVPRPSDQTITGTRWVFRNKLDEHGNTTRYKARLVVQGYNQEEGIDCDVKFAPVTRMEAIRILIAFASHMEFTLFQMDVKSAFLNGFLRKKSM; this is encoded by the coding sequence atgcaagatgagttacatcagtttgaaaggaacaatgtctggcacctggtacctagaccctcagatCAAACCATTacaggaaccaggtgggtattcaggaacaagcttgatgaacatggaaataCCACAAGGTACAAGGCCAGACTAGTGGTTCAAGGCTataatcaggaggaagggattgattGTGATGTAAAGTTTGCTCCGGTCACTCGtatggaagctattagaattctaatcgcttttgcatctcatatggaattcaccttattccaaatggatgtcaaaagtgcctttcTGAATGGattcttaaggaagaagtctatgtga